A stretch of Paenibacillus sp. URB8-2 DNA encodes these proteins:
- a CDS encoding YceD family protein gives MKFHFRKIANADGPLHFHENVDVSEAVKGRKDILTVSPLLADLDALPAAADLVTVEGKLSGDADMLCARCLNPVKSHMDIPFAETFKWSKEPAEPEEEEDEDLNYVTDEAVDLVPYVEESFLLHLPLSVLCTSDCKGLCPTCGKNLNEGACSCDNTVIDPRLAGLKDFFK, from the coding sequence ATGAAGTTTCACTTTCGCAAAATCGCAAATGCCGACGGACCTTTGCACTTCCACGAGAATGTGGATGTCAGCGAAGCCGTCAAAGGACGCAAGGATATTTTGACTGTATCGCCGTTATTAGCCGATCTCGATGCGCTGCCCGCGGCTGCGGATCTCGTAACCGTGGAGGGTAAGCTGAGCGGAGATGCGGACATGCTATGTGCGCGTTGCTTGAATCCTGTCAAGAGCCATATGGATATTCCTTTTGCCGAGACGTTCAAGTGGAGTAAGGAACCGGCCGAGCCGGAAGAAGAGGAAGACGAGGATCTGAACTACGTGACCGATGAAGCCGTGGATCTGGTGCCTTATGTCGAGGAAAGCTTTCTTCTCCATTTGCCGCTTTCCGTGCTCTGCACCTCAGACTGCAAGGGACTCTGTCCCACATGCGGGAAGAATTTGAACGAAGGCGCCTGCAGTTGCGACAACACCGTAATCGATCCGCGTCTCGCCGGATTGAAAGATTTTTTCAAATGA
- the fapR gene encoding transcription factor FapR — MSKKERQQLLLQIIADNPFVTDRELTRQLKVSIQTIRLDRMELGIPELRERMKQMAEHSYDQVRSLPPDEVVGDIVDLQLDKSGISIFEIREEHVFSRNGIARGHYVFAQANSLAVAVINDEIALTASADIRFIRMVRLGEKCISKAYVRSLAGRRGKAEVDVFTYVGEEMVFQGQFVVYRSAAEEYSEGGSRSADRH, encoded by the coding sequence GTGTCGAAAAAAGAACGCCAGCAGCTGCTGTTGCAGATTATTGCGGACAACCCTTTTGTCACGGACCGCGAGCTTACACGGCAGTTGAAGGTTAGCATACAGACCATCCGCCTGGACCGTATGGAACTCGGGATTCCGGAGCTGCGGGAGCGTATGAAGCAGATGGCGGAGCATTCCTACGATCAAGTGCGCTCTCTTCCTCCGGATGAAGTGGTCGGGGATATCGTCGATTTGCAGCTCGACAAGAGCGGGATCTCGATCTTTGAGATTCGTGAAGAGCATGTCTTCTCAAGAAACGGTATCGCCCGGGGCCATTACGTGTTCGCGCAGGCCAATTCGCTTGCGGTTGCCGTAATAAACGATGAAATTGCGCTTACGGCCTCGGCCGATATCCGTTTTATACGCATGGTCCGGCTGGGAGAGAAATGCATTTCCAAGGCTTATGTCCGCTCGCTGGCGGGCCGCAGGGGCAAGGCCGAGGTCGACGTATTCACCTATGTCGGCGAAGAGATGGTCTTTCAGGGCCAGTTCGTCGTGTACCGGTCCGCGGCGGAAGAATACAGCGAAGGGGGAAGCCGAAGTGCAGATCGCCATTGA
- a CDS encoding Na-translocating system protein MpsC family protein produces the protein MCETEFECQEKIRRLVVKIVKHYRGRGPENVKVKLENDLLITIEIRGILSSLSEILMKEGAVDLVAEYWKVLKPYLEREFMSEMIDTLGSRFTYTWKIAELCPSGRAIIIQLNKSV, from the coding sequence ATGTGTGAGACTGAATTCGAATGCCAGGAGAAGATTAGAAGACTCGTAGTCAAGATTGTTAAGCATTATCGGGGCAGAGGTCCGGAGAATGTAAAGGTTAAACTGGAGAATGACCTGTTAATCACCATTGAGATTAGGGGAATTCTATCAAGTCTATCGGAAATTTTAATGAAAGAAGGCGCTGTCGATCTCGTTGCGGAATATTGGAAAGTATTAAAGCCTTATTTGGAAAGAGAATTTATGTCCGAAATGATAGACACGCTTGGCAGCCGGTTTACATATACTTGGAAGATTGCTGAACTTTGTCCAAGCGGCCGGGCAATTATTATTCAACTTAATAAATCGGTTTGA
- a CDS encoding beta-ketoacyl-ACP synthase III, with protein sequence MKSLRPVGIIGTGKYVPEKILTNSDLEKIVETNDEWIVSRTGIRERHIAAPDQATSDLAYEASLRALASAGMKPEDLDLIIVATITPDTTFPSTACILQDKLGAKGAAAFDLSAACSGFVYSLATAVGFIQNGMYNNALIIGADSLSRITDYTDRNTCVLFGDGAGAVIVGEVPEGRGFKSFDLGAEGAGGPLLRLEGGGSRLPASVETVEGKKHFIYMNGREVFKFAVRVMGAATEKVLGKAGLTKEDIDLFVPHQANIRIIQSAMQRLDLPPEKCVINVDKYANTSAASIPLALVEAAEEGRIKEGDTVLMVGFGGGLTWGASILTW encoded by the coding sequence ATGAAGAGCTTACGTCCGGTCGGTATTATCGGCACTGGAAAGTATGTGCCCGAGAAAATATTGACCAACAGCGATTTAGAAAAAATAGTGGAAACGAACGATGAATGGATTGTTAGCCGCACAGGCATTCGGGAGCGCCATATCGCCGCTCCGGATCAAGCGACCTCCGATCTGGCTTACGAGGCTTCGCTCCGCGCGCTGGCTTCGGCGGGCATGAAGCCCGAGGATCTGGATCTGATCATTGTGGCAACGATTACGCCCGACACGACATTCCCTTCTACGGCTTGCATTCTGCAGGATAAGCTAGGTGCGAAGGGCGCAGCGGCATTTGACCTGTCTGCGGCCTGCTCCGGTTTCGTATACAGTCTAGCGACGGCGGTCGGCTTCATTCAGAACGGCATGTATAACAACGCCCTGATTATCGGTGCGGACTCGTTATCCAGGATTACGGATTATACGGACCGCAACACTTGTGTTCTATTCGGGGACGGCGCGGGAGCGGTCATTGTCGGCGAAGTGCCGGAAGGACGGGGATTCAAATCCTTTGATCTCGGCGCGGAGGGCGCAGGCGGCCCGCTTCTGAGACTCGAAGGCGGCGGCTCACGGCTGCCCGCTTCGGTAGAAACAGTAGAAGGCAAGAAGCATTTTATCTACATGAACGGACGGGAAGTGTTCAAGTTCGCTGTCCGGGTAATGGGTGCGGCAACGGAGAAGGTGCTGGGTAAAGCGGGTCTTACGAAGGAAGACATCGATCTCTTTGTACCGCATCAAGCGAATATACGCATTATTCAGTCAGCAATGCAGCGTCTCGATCTTCCGCCGGAGAAGTGCGTTATTAATGTAGACAAATATGCGAACACCTCGGCCGCATCCATACCGCTTGCCCTGGTGGAAGCGGCGGAAGAGGGACGGATAAAAGAAGGCGACACCGTCCTCATGGTCGGCTTCGGCGGCGGCCTGACTTGGGGCGCTTCCATATTGACTTGGTAA
- a CDS encoding tRNA(Met) cytidine acetate ligase has translation MSTVGIIAEYNPLHNGHVHHFREAKRLSGASRSIVVMSGPFTQRGEPAAVSKRARTEMALLMGADLVIELPVAYAVQPAEWFAFGAVALLEATGVVDSLCFGSESGSPSQLLPLARFLAEESGPLQGEIRRRLALGEGFPAAYSAAAALAWRDRLEEGGPDGVVAGAEGPAEGPADRTAGPADMSGAGAGSASPMNGSGLEDLLRGPNNSLGLHYLIALRRLGSGIVPLTVPRLGAGFHEPLRSGTSIASATALRGLLREGGSLEGYMPEDSLSILRHEQEEGRGPLDWESFRSPLLHLLSTRSAAELGGLLDVGEGLENRLLRIVPELERFTVDGLLSALKSKRYTRTRLQRMLLHILLNHGKEEFSPGALSKGPGYIRVLGFRESGRILLKKMKQSASLPVIIRPALSSHPQLTRDLQASAAYAAAFASPLRSDLYSDYLKPPVMV, from the coding sequence GTGTCGACAGTAGGAATTATTGCCGAATACAACCCTTTACATAACGGGCATGTCCATCACTTCAGAGAAGCCAAAAGACTGTCCGGCGCATCCCGCTCCATCGTCGTGATGAGCGGCCCATTCACCCAGCGCGGCGAGCCCGCGGCCGTAAGCAAGCGGGCTCGCACCGAAATGGCCCTGCTCATGGGCGCCGACCTGGTGATCGAGCTTCCGGTCGCTTACGCCGTCCAGCCTGCGGAGTGGTTCGCCTTTGGCGCGGTTGCGCTGCTTGAAGCGACAGGCGTCGTGGACAGCCTGTGCTTCGGCTCCGAGTCCGGCAGCCCCTCGCAGCTGCTGCCGCTGGCGCGCTTTCTCGCCGAGGAAAGCGGCCCGCTTCAGGGCGAAATCCGCCGGCGTCTTGCGCTCGGCGAGGGCTTTCCCGCCGCTTACAGCGCGGCGGCGGCGCTTGCATGGCGGGACCGCCTTGAAGAAGGCGGCCCGGATGGCGTTGTCGCAGGCGCCGAAGGACCTGCTGAAGGACCTGCCGACCGGACTGCTGGTCCGGCAGACATGTCCGGAGCGGGTGCCGGCTCCGCTTCCCCAATGAACGGGAGCGGCCTGGAGGATCTGCTGCGCGGACCGAACAACAGCCTCGGCCTTCATTACCTGATCGCCCTGCGGCGGCTGGGCAGCGGGATCGTTCCGCTGACCGTTCCCCGCCTCGGAGCGGGCTTTCACGAACCGCTCCGCTCCGGAACCTCGATCGCCAGCGCAACGGCGCTGCGCGGACTGCTGCGGGAAGGCGGATCTCTTGAAGGCTACATGCCGGAAGACAGCCTGAGCATCCTTCGGCATGAGCAGGAGGAAGGCCGGGGGCCGCTCGATTGGGAGAGCTTCCGGTCCCCGCTGCTTCACCTTCTCTCCACCCGCTCAGCCGCCGAGCTTGGCGGACTGCTGGATGTGGGTGAAGGATTGGAGAACCGTCTCCTGCGGATTGTACCGGAGCTTGAGCGGTTCACGGTTGATGGTCTGCTCTCCGCCTTGAAGAGCAAACGCTACACCCGCACCCGGCTTCAGCGAATGCTGCTGCATATTTTGCTGAATCACGGCAAGGAAGAATTCTCGCCTGGCGCCCTCTCGAAAGGTCCGGGATATATCCGGGTTCTCGGTTTCCGGGAGAGCGGCAGAATTCTGCTAAAAAAAATGAAGCAAAGCGCCTCTCTCCCCGTCATTATTCGGCCGGCGCTTAGCTCCCATCCCCAGCTTACGCGGGATCTTCAGGCTTCAGCGGCCTACGCCGCAGCCTTTGCCTCACCGCTCCGCAGCGATCTGTACAGCGACTATCTGAAGCCGCCGGTCATGGTTTGA
- the fabF gene encoding beta-ketoacyl-ACP synthase II yields the protein MSHRVVVTGMGVMTALGKDLETFWDSLMNGKSGVSTIEAFDVSEYTTQIAASIKDFDPEELFGRKEARKMDRFVQFALAAGQQALNDSGLVIGENIEAERLGVSVGSGIGGLGTWEDQHNLLLEKGPKRVSPFFIPMMIANMGSGQLSISLGAKGPNTTQVTACATGSHAIGDSLRMIQRGDADAMICGGAEATIRPTGMAGFCAMRAMSTRNDEPEKASRPFDTDRDGFVMGEGAGILVLESLEHALQRGARIYAEVIGYGLSGDAHHMTEPDPEGAARCMKMAIRDAGIQPEEIDYINAHGTSTPVGDKSETTAIKKALGDHAYKVAISSTKSMTGHLLGAAGGVEAIICGLSLQKGIIAPTINLDNQDPDCDLDYVPNTPREADLNIVMSNSFGFGGHNATVILKKYNQ from the coding sequence TTGAGTCATAGAGTGGTTGTTACCGGTATGGGCGTGATGACAGCGCTGGGGAAAGATTTGGAGACATTTTGGGACAGCCTGATGAACGGGAAGTCCGGCGTCTCTACAATCGAAGCCTTCGATGTCAGCGAATATACAACGCAGATTGCAGCTTCGATTAAAGATTTTGATCCTGAGGAACTGTTCGGCCGCAAGGAAGCCCGCAAGATGGACCGTTTTGTCCAATTCGCCCTCGCAGCAGGACAGCAGGCGCTGAATGACAGCGGTCTTGTGATTGGCGAAAACATTGAAGCCGAGAGATTAGGCGTATCCGTCGGCTCGGGTATAGGAGGACTTGGCACTTGGGAAGACCAGCATAACCTGCTGCTTGAAAAAGGCCCGAAACGTGTCAGCCCGTTCTTTATTCCGATGATGATCGCCAACATGGGTTCGGGACAGTTGTCCATCAGCCTCGGAGCGAAGGGACCCAATACGACGCAGGTAACCGCCTGCGCGACGGGAAGCCACGCTATCGGCGATTCGCTCCGCATGATTCAGCGCGGCGACGCGGACGCCATGATCTGCGGCGGCGCGGAAGCGACGATCCGTCCGACGGGTATGGCTGGTTTCTGTGCGATGAGAGCGATGTCCACGCGCAATGATGAACCGGAAAAGGCGAGCCGTCCGTTCGACACGGACAGAGACGGATTTGTCATGGGCGAAGGCGCCGGCATTCTGGTGCTGGAATCCCTGGAGCATGCGCTTCAGCGGGGCGCCCGTATCTACGCTGAGGTTATCGGCTACGGGTTGAGCGGAGACGCCCACCATATGACCGAGCCTGATCCGGAAGGCGCGGCCCGCTGCATGAAGATGGCGATCCGCGACGCAGGCATTCAGCCGGAGGAAATCGATTATATCAACGCGCACGGCACCTCGACACCCGTAGGGGACAAGTCCGAGACGACAGCCATCAAGAAGGCGCTGGGCGACCATGCGTACAAGGTGGCTATCAGCTCCACGAAATCCATGACTGGCCATCTGCTTGGAGCGGCCGGCGGTGTTGAGGCGATCATTTGCGGACTTTCCCTGCAAAAGGGAATAATCGCTCCAACGATCAATTTGGATAATCAAGACCCCGATTGCGATCTGGACTATGTTCCGAATACGCCGCGCGAAGCGGATCTGAACATCGTGATGTCCAACTCGTTCGGATTTGGTGGACATAACGCTACCGTTATTTTGAAAAAATACAATCAGTAA
- the rnc gene encoding ribonuclease III, which yields MNGDLKQLQSQLHIQFHDSQLLKQAFTHASYVNEHRFNQHQDNERLEFLGDAVLELTVSEYLYNLLPDRPEGELTKLRAAIVCEPSLVKFAENLGFGRYVLLGKGEELTGGRTRPALLADVFESFVGALFLDQGLETVRGFLAEYVLPLVETDGKLLLGVNDFKTELQELIQHHGMGTLEYRIIEERGPAHEREFVSEVSMASRTLGRGSGRSKKEAEQQAAAAALLRLKEDGSEKMG from the coding sequence ATGAATGGGGACCTGAAGCAATTGCAAAGTCAACTTCATATTCAATTCCACGATTCTCAGCTGCTGAAGCAGGCTTTTACCCATGCGTCCTATGTCAATGAACACCGCTTCAACCAGCACCAGGACAATGAACGCCTTGAATTTTTGGGCGACGCCGTCCTGGAGCTGACGGTTTCCGAATATTTGTACAATCTGCTTCCGGATCGGCCGGAAGGTGAATTAACCAAGCTGCGGGCCGCTATCGTCTGTGAGCCCTCGCTGGTCAAATTCGCCGAGAACCTCGGCTTTGGCCGCTACGTATTGCTTGGCAAAGGCGAAGAACTGACGGGAGGACGAACCCGGCCGGCGCTGCTGGCGGATGTGTTCGAGTCCTTCGTTGGAGCGCTTTTTTTGGATCAGGGTTTGGAAACGGTGCGTGGGTTTCTGGCTGAATATGTACTCCCTTTGGTGGAGACGGACGGCAAGCTGCTGTTAGGGGTAAACGACTTCAAGACAGAACTGCAGGAATTGATTCAGCATCACGGTATGGGCACCTTGGAATATCGGATTATTGAGGAACGGGGACCGGCTCATGAACGCGAATTTGTCTCCGAAGTAAGCATGGCCAGCCGTACCCTTGGCCGGGGAAGCGGCCGCTCGAAGAAGGAAGCAGAGCAGCAGGCTGCTGCAGCTGCGCTACTGCGTCTGAAAGAGGACGGGTCTGAGAAAATGGGCTAA
- the plsX gene encoding phosphate acyltransferase PlsX, giving the protein MQIAIDAMGGDHAPECNVEGALSAAAEWKDTQIVLVGDEARLAPLLKDKPSNVTVRHASEVIGPDEEPVKAVRRKKDSSMVVAGRMVKEGEAEAMISAGNTGALMTTGLLVVGRMKGIERPALAPMIPTLDDVGVLALDLGANMDAEPQHLAQYALMGSIYRSKMHGISQPRVGLLNVGAEPGKGNKLTKEAYPLLEQLAGINFVGNVEARDVLTGSCDVLVCDGFAGNILLKSLEGTAGAIFALLKEQFSRSLKTKLGAAMLMPELRGLKGKMDYKEHGGAPLLGLSGLVVKGHGSSDGNAIKNAVRQARQALSSGLVPSISKEISGK; this is encoded by the coding sequence GTGCAGATCGCCATTGACGCCATGGGCGGGGATCATGCGCCCGAGTGCAATGTAGAGGGTGCCTTGTCCGCGGCTGCGGAATGGAAAGATACGCAGATCGTGCTGGTAGGCGATGAAGCAAGGCTTGCGCCGCTGCTTAAAGACAAGCCTTCTAATGTGACGGTTCGCCATGCAAGTGAAGTAATCGGGCCTGATGAGGAGCCCGTCAAAGCCGTACGGCGAAAAAAGGATTCATCCATGGTTGTTGCGGGAAGAATGGTTAAGGAAGGCGAAGCCGAGGCCATGATATCCGCAGGCAATACGGGAGCTCTCATGACGACGGGGCTGCTTGTCGTCGGAAGAATGAAGGGCATCGAGCGCCCGGCGCTTGCGCCTATGATTCCGACCCTCGACGATGTCGGCGTGTTGGCTTTGGACCTCGGCGCGAATATGGACGCCGAGCCGCAGCATCTGGCGCAGTACGCGCTGATGGGAAGCATCTACCGCAGCAAGATGCACGGTATTTCGCAGCCGCGCGTAGGGCTGCTGAACGTCGGCGCGGAGCCCGGCAAGGGGAACAAGCTGACAAAGGAAGCATACCCGCTGCTGGAGCAGCTTGCGGGCATCAACTTTGTCGGCAACGTGGAAGCGCGTGACGTTCTAACGGGAAGCTGCGATGTGCTCGTCTGCGACGGCTTTGCCGGCAATATTTTGCTGAAGTCGCTGGAAGGGACAGCAGGTGCGATTTTTGCCCTGCTCAAAGAGCAGTTCAGCCGTTCCCTTAAGACCAAGCTTGGAGCGGCGATGCTTATGCCTGAACTGAGAGGACTTAAGGGCAAGATGGATTACAAGGAGCACGGCGGCGCGCCGCTGCTCGGTTTAAGCGGTCTCGTCGTGAAGGGACATGGGTCATCTGACGGCAATGCCATTAAGAATGCGGTCCGGCAGGCGCGGCAGGCACTCTCGTCGGGTCTTGTGCCAAGCATATCCAAGGAAATTAGCGGGAAGTGA
- the acpP gene encoding acyl carrier protein, producing MSDVLERVKRIVVDRLGADEAEVTLEASFKDDLGADSLDVVELVMELEDEFDLEISDEDAEKITTVGEVVNYIQSHT from the coding sequence ATGTCCGATGTATTGGAGCGTGTAAAGCGCATTGTCGTCGACCGCTTAGGAGCCGACGAAGCCGAAGTCACACTGGAAGCGTCTTTCAAAGATGATTTGGGAGCTGATTCTCTAGATGTTGTAGAATTGGTTATGGAATTGGAAGATGAATTCGATTTGGAAATCTCTGATGAAGACGCAGAGAAAATTACGACCGTGGGTGAAGTTGTAAACTACATACAATCTCATACCTAG
- the fabD gene encoding ACP S-malonyltransferase, with the protein MGKIAFVFPGQGAQAVGMAKDVYEAVPDARAIFETGDEVLGFPLSTLVFEGPESDLKQTANTQPALLTASVAYLEALKGKGLTPDYVAGHSLGEYSALVAAGVLTYEDAVKLVRLRGRFMEEAVPGGQGAMAAVLGAEREALAELCRSVSEQEGPVELANVNCPGQIVVSGSQAGVNAVVQRVKEAGGKRAIPLEVSGPFHSSLMKEAAERLAGELAKTEFSAPSVPVVVNVTALPVSDPEEIRELLVRQVYSPVLWQDSVEQLIAEGVDTFVEIGSGSVLAGLIRKIDKNAKVININSLASIEALA; encoded by the coding sequence ATGGGTAAAATCGCATTCGTATTTCCCGGACAGGGCGCGCAGGCAGTCGGCATGGCGAAGGATGTATATGAAGCTGTGCCAGACGCCCGTGCGATATTTGAAACAGGCGATGAGGTTCTCGGCTTTCCGCTCAGCACACTCGTATTCGAGGGGCCTGAAAGCGATCTTAAGCAGACAGCCAACACACAGCCCGCGCTGCTTACCGCAAGCGTAGCCTATCTGGAAGCACTGAAGGGCAAAGGCCTTACGCCGGATTACGTGGCGGGCCACAGCCTGGGAGAATACAGCGCCCTGGTGGCGGCAGGTGTCCTGACCTATGAGGACGCCGTCAAGCTTGTACGTCTGCGCGGCCGGTTTATGGAAGAGGCCGTGCCGGGCGGGCAGGGCGCGATGGCTGCCGTACTGGGAGCCGAGCGTGAGGCGCTGGCCGAGCTGTGCCGAAGCGTATCCGAACAGGAAGGCCCCGTTGAGCTGGCGAACGTCAACTGCCCGGGTCAGATTGTCGTATCCGGCTCGCAGGCGGGCGTGAACGCGGTCGTTCAGCGGGTGAAGGAAGCGGGCGGCAAGCGGGCGATCCCGCTGGAAGTGAGCGGTCCTTTCCATTCCTCCTTGATGAAGGAGGCGGCGGAGCGCCTGGCGGGTGAGCTTGCCAAGACGGAATTCAGTGCTCCGTCCGTTCCGGTTGTTGTCAACGTTACCGCCCTTCCCGTTAGCGATCCGGAGGAGATCCGAGAGCTGCTGGTCCGGCAGGTGTATTCACCGGTGCTGTGGCAGGACTCCGTGGAACAGCTGATTGCAGAAGGCGTGGATACGTTCGTTGAGATCGGTTCCGGCAGCGTGCTTGCCGGTCTTATCCGCAAAATCGACAAGAACGCCAAAGTGATCAATATCAACAGTCTGGCAAGTATTGAGGCTCTTGCCTGA
- the rpmF gene encoding 50S ribosomal protein L32: MAVPQRRTSKTRRDKRRTHFKLVVPGMVKCEQCGELKLAHHVCKVCGTYKAREIIKQ; the protein is encoded by the coding sequence ATGGCAGTACCTCAACGTAGAACGTCCAAAACACGCCGTGACAAGCGTCGCACGCACTTTAAGCTGGTTGTGCCGGGCATGGTGAAATGTGAACAATGCGGAGAATTGAAGCTTGCTCACCACGTATGCAAAGTGTGCGGAACGTACAAAGCTAGAGAGATCATCAAACAATAG
- the fabG gene encoding 3-oxoacyl-[acyl-carrier-protein] reductase, with amino-acid sequence MFSALRGQTALVTGASRGIGRSIALALAEYGVKVAVNYSGSEDAARETVERIAELGSEGIALRGNVGSTEQAEGLVKETLNAWGRIDILVNNAGITRDNLIMRMKEEEFDQVIETNLKGVFNCLKAVTRPMMKQRYGRIINISSVVGVTGNPGQANYSAAKAGIIGLTKSAARELASRGITVNCIAPGFIDTDMTRQLSEEVRSDLAKGIPLARLGLPEEIASAVLFLSSEGAAYMTGQTLHVDGGMYM; translated from the coding sequence ATGTTCTCAGCATTGCGGGGCCAGACGGCCCTCGTTACCGGCGCTTCGCGCGGCATCGGTCGCAGCATCGCGCTGGCGCTGGCGGAGTACGGCGTCAAGGTCGCCGTGAACTATTCCGGCAGCGAAGATGCGGCGCGGGAGACCGTGGAACGCATCGCGGAGCTTGGCTCCGAAGGAATCGCGCTCCGGGGGAATGTCGGCAGCACCGAACAGGCGGAAGGTCTTGTTAAAGAGACCCTTAACGCTTGGGGGCGTATTGATATACTCGTCAATAACGCCGGCATTACAAGGGACAACCTGATTATGCGGATGAAAGAGGAAGAGTTCGACCAGGTCATTGAGACGAATCTCAAAGGCGTGTTCAACTGTCTGAAGGCGGTCACCCGCCCGATGATGAAGCAGCGCTATGGCCGGATCATTAACATTTCCTCCGTTGTCGGCGTGACGGGCAATCCAGGGCAGGCGAACTATTCGGCGGCGAAGGCCGGCATTATCGGATTGACCAAATCGGCTGCGCGCGAGCTTGCTTCCCGCGGCATAACGGTCAATTGTATTGCCCCGGGCTTTATCGACACCGATATGACCCGCCAGCTGTCCGAGGAAGTGCGCTCCGACCTGGCCAAGGGTATTCCGCTTGCCCGTCTCGGCCTGCCGGAAGAAATTGCGTCGGCCGTCCTCTTCCTGTCATCGGAGGGAGCGGCATATATGACGGGCCAGACTCTCCATGTGGATGGCGGCATGTATATGTAA